In Paenibacillus hexagrammi, the following are encoded in one genomic region:
- a CDS encoding YhcN/YlaJ family sporulation lipoprotein has protein sequence MLRKLGFPICGMLFSILLLSGCTENGREYGKSLENTNYSATSSKDTQMNRAYQTQQLYGPVSHNNKKLEYSQFLSNQVNSINGVNTAIVMTTDQYAYVALMMDNTATGTKGTVKETGNQGTTRGIYNLQAPDTDAIDSNSLNTGVNNYETAIHHDLLAHRFKQQIAEKIRTLQPTVLDVYISANRDFLNKMNNYAQESWKGNSLQPFVPEFNHLVEKTFGTEQSLPDR, from the coding sequence ATGCTCAGGAAATTAGGATTTCCGATTTGTGGAATGCTATTCTCAATTCTTCTTCTTTCAGGCTGTACCGAAAATGGCAGAGAGTATGGCAAAAGCTTGGAGAACACCAATTACAGCGCTACCAGTAGTAAAGACACTCAAATGAACCGCGCCTATCAAACGCAGCAATTGTATGGTCCTGTTTCACACAACAACAAGAAGCTGGAGTACAGTCAATTTTTATCAAATCAAGTGAACTCGATCAACGGAGTGAATACGGCGATTGTTATGACGACCGATCAGTATGCCTATGTAGCTTTAATGATGGACAACACAGCTACTGGCACCAAAGGGACTGTTAAAGAAACCGGTAATCAAGGAACAACGCGCGGAATTTATAATCTGCAGGCTCCGGATACGGATGCAATCGACTCGAACAGTCTGAATACCGGTGTGAACAATTATGAAACTGCTATTCACCACGATTTGTTAGCCCATCGCTTTAAGCAGCAGATTGCCGAGAAAATCCGAACACTTCAACCCACTGTGCTTGATGTCTATATTTCGGCGAATAGAGATTTCTTGAACAAAATGAACAATTATGCGCAGGAAAGCTGGAAAGGCAACTCTCTGCAGCCTTTTGTGCCTGAATTCAACCATCTCGTTGAAAAGACTTTTGGAACAGAGCAGTCCTTGCCGGACCGCTAA
- the ctaD gene encoding cytochrome c oxidase subunit I, whose protein sequence is MAHSHTAKRYSGLMDWLTTVDHKKIGILYLIAGGFFFLVGGLEAILIRIQLAYPDQHIFIGDTFNQLTTMHGTTMIFFAAMPVIFAFMNAIVPLQIGARDVAFPFVNALGFWLFFAGGVLMNTSWFLGGAPDAGWTGYAPLSTITSSDMARTLQDNIQGTDFYVLGLQIAGIGTLIGGINFLVTIINMRAPGMTYMRMPMFTWTAFITSGLIVLAFPAITVALVELMFDRVFGGAFFDAARGGNNVLWEHLFWIFGHPEVYILILPAFGIISEIVSTFSKKRLFGYSSMVFATVLIGFLGFMVWVHHMFTTGLGPVANSIFAIATMAIAVPTGVKIFNWLFTLWGGQIRFTTANVFATAFIPTFVMGGTTGVMLAIPAADFQYHDTYFVVAHFHYVIVGGLVLGLFSGLYYWWPKMFGRMLSEKLGKLHFWLFFIGFHLTFFPQHFLGLMGMPRRVFTYQPGHDLEVGNLVSTVGAFFMGLGTIVFIINIIATATKAKSAVADPWDGRTLEWAIPSPAPEYNFKQTPLIRAIDPLWKEKMAGNKEMIPAEPVGSIHMPSPSILPLVMSVGLFIAGFGFMYKNYVVAGIGIVITFIAMFLRSVFDDHGWHIEPEELEDKGVKA, encoded by the coding sequence TTGGCTCACTCTCACACAGCTAAAAGATACAGCGGACTTATGGATTGGCTCACGACAGTTGACCATAAGAAAATCGGAATCCTGTATTTGATAGCGGGCGGCTTCTTCTTCCTCGTCGGAGGACTGGAAGCGATTCTGATTCGGATCCAGCTCGCGTACCCTGATCAGCATATTTTCATCGGGGACACTTTTAACCAATTAACAACCATGCACGGTACAACGATGATCTTTTTCGCAGCGATGCCGGTCATCTTTGCCTTCATGAATGCGATTGTACCGCTTCAAATCGGTGCTCGCGACGTAGCGTTCCCATTCGTCAACGCACTTGGCTTCTGGTTGTTCTTTGCGGGTGGCGTACTTATGAATACCAGCTGGTTCTTGGGCGGTGCGCCTGATGCCGGTTGGACGGGTTATGCGCCATTGTCAACGATTACTAGCAGCGACATGGCTAGAACTTTGCAAGACAATATTCAAGGTACTGACTTCTATGTTCTCGGTCTGCAAATTGCAGGTATCGGTACCCTGATCGGTGGTATTAACTTCCTGGTAACGATCATTAACATGCGTGCGCCAGGTATGACGTACATGCGTATGCCGATGTTTACGTGGACGGCATTCATCACATCAGGTCTGATTGTTCTTGCTTTCCCGGCAATTACAGTTGCACTTGTTGAGCTTATGTTTGACCGTGTGTTCGGCGGAGCGTTCTTCGATGCCGCACGTGGCGGTAACAACGTACTTTGGGAGCACTTGTTCTGGATCTTCGGTCACCCCGAAGTTTACATTCTTATTCTTCCTGCTTTCGGTATTATCTCTGAGATCGTATCTACGTTCTCCAAAAAGCGTCTGTTCGGTTATAGTTCCATGGTGTTCGCGACTGTATTGATCGGTTTCTTGGGCTTCATGGTTTGGGTTCACCATATGTTTACAACAGGCTTGGGTCCGGTTGCCAACTCGATCTTCGCCATTGCTACAATGGCGATCGCGGTTCCTACCGGGGTGAAAATCTTTAACTGGTTGTTCACTCTGTGGGGCGGACAAATTCGTTTCACAACTGCTAATGTTTTTGCAACAGCTTTCATCCCAACATTCGTTATGGGTGGAACTACCGGGGTTATGCTTGCGATTCCTGCAGCAGACTTTCAATATCACGATACGTATTTCGTTGTAGCTCACTTCCACTATGTTATCGTGGGCGGTTTGGTACTTGGCTTGTTCTCCGGTCTTTACTACTGGTGGCCAAAAATGTTCGGCCGTATGCTCAGCGAGAAGTTGGGTAAGCTTCACTTCTGGTTATTCTTTATCGGCTTCCATTTAACATTCTTCCCTCAGCATTTCTTGGGTCTGATGGGTATGCCTCGTCGGGTATTTACATACCAGCCAGGACATGATCTGGAAGTAGGTAACTTGGTAAGTACAGTTGGTGCCTTCTTTATGGGACTCGGTACGATCGTGTTTATCATCAACATTATTGCTACAGCGACTAAAGCGAAGAGCGCAGTTGCAGATCCATGGGATGGTCGTACACTAGAGTGGGCGATTCCTTCGCCAGCTCCTGAGTATAACTTTAAACAAACTCCATTGATCCGTGCGATCGATCCGCTTTGGAAAGAGAAAATGGCAGGCAACAAAGAGATGATTCCGGCTGAACCGGTTGGTTCGATTCACATGCCGTCCCCATCCATTCTGCCTTTAGTTATGTCAGTCGGTCTGTTTATTGCAGGCTTTGGATTTATGTATAAGAATTACGTGGTTGCCGGTATCGGTATTGTCATCACATTCATTGCGATGTTCCTTCGCTCTGTATTCGATGACCACGGCTGGCACATTGAGCCTGAAGAGCTTGAAGACAAGGGGGTAAAGGCATGA
- a CDS encoding cytochrome (ubi)quinol oxidase subunit III — protein sequence MSTHHTGVLPAHPETATLEGKNKVLGFWLFLGAEVVLFGCLFATYIALRNQVPDGPTADEIFKLKTVGWSTFILLTSSLTSVFAIIAMHKQKLGQLLGWLLVTVLFGLSFLGMEIYEFIEYVHEGHKFVSSAFGTSFYTLVGFHGAHVAFGVCWITLLILQGLKKGLTVVTAPKFYVASLYWHFIDLVWVFIFTVVYLMGKVGH from the coding sequence ATGAGTACTCATCATACTGGCGTTCTGCCTGCACACCCAGAAACAGCAACCCTTGAAGGTAAGAATAAGGTTCTTGGCTTCTGGTTGTTCCTTGGAGCAGAGGTTGTATTGTTCGGATGTTTGTTCGCTACTTACATTGCGCTGCGCAATCAAGTACCTGACGGTCCGACTGCCGATGAAATTTTCAAATTAAAAACAGTGGGCTGGTCGACATTTATCTTGCTCACAAGTAGTTTAACAAGTGTGTTCGCGATTATCGCCATGCACAAGCAAAAGCTTGGTCAATTGCTGGGCTGGTTATTAGTAACTGTACTGTTTGGTTTGTCCTTCTTGGGAATGGAGATTTACGAGTTCATCGAATACGTGCACGAAGGTCATAAGTTCGTTTCCAGTGCATTCGGAACATCGTTCTATACACTAGTTGGATTCCACGGTGCTCACGTTGCATTTGGGGTATGCTGGATTACACTCTTGATTCTACAAGGCTTGAAAAAAGGTCTGACAGTAGTTACAGCACCTAAGTTCTATGTAGCGTCTCTGTACTGGCACTTTATCGACTTGGTTTGGGTATTTATCTTCACCGTAGTTTATCTGATGGGGAAGGTGGGTCATTAA
- a CDS encoding cytochrome C oxidase subunit IV family protein: MSSNHHEASTPNKRHKQESPANHYFSYIISIVLTMLAFAIVLYGDLDRSFVLIFIVTLAIVQALIQLFFWMHAKERGHMFPLIFLGGGAFVALTGVITAVYWMWW; this comes from the coding sequence ATGAGCAGCAACCATCATGAAGCATCCACGCCTAACAAGCGACATAAGCAAGAATCACCAGCTAATCACTACTTTTCGTACATTATCTCCATCGTACTTACGATGTTGGCTTTCGCGATCGTGTTGTACGGAGATCTGGATCGATCCTTCGTCTTAATCTTTATCGTTACTTTGGCCATCGTTCAAGCGTTGATCCAATTGTTCTTCTGGATGCATGCTAAGGAAAGAGGCCACATGTTCCCGTTAATTTTTCTTGGGGGCGGAGCATTCGTAGCATTAACTGGAGTCATCACAGCCGTTTACTGGATGTGGTGGTAA